One window from the genome of Salvia splendens isolate huo1 chromosome 9, SspV2, whole genome shotgun sequence encodes:
- the LOC121746422 gene encoding transcription factor MYBC1-like, translated as MREEDSNWFSKWEEELPSPEDLMPLSQSLITPDLALAFNIPPRHHHHAPPPPPPRNSSAEFDSPEVSAAAPAASDEPARTLKRPRLVWTPQLHKRFVDAVAHLGIKNAVPKTIMQLMSVDGLTRENVASHLQKYRLYLKRMQTISAGGSASAAGAGDPATDHLFASSPVPPHFLHPVARAASDHYLPFVPAHHQMAVVAPPPPPPHLHPHHQQFRHFGNSPPNGQFDPYMRQMQRVGAPLHGAAVVPPYVEDLESSTPASGRKVLTLFPTGDD; from the coding sequence ATGAGGGAAGAAGACTCAAACTGGTTCTCAAAATGGGAGGAGGAGCTCCCTTCCCCAGAGGATCTGATGCCCCTCTCCCAATCCCTAATCACCCCCGATCTCGCCCTCGCCTTCAACATCCCcccccgccaccaccaccacgcCCCCCCCCCTCCTCCCCCTCGCAACTCCTCCGCCGAATTCGACTCCCCGGAGGTCAGCGCCGCCGCCCCTGCCGCCTCCGACGAGCCCGCCCGGACCCTCAAGCGGCCCCGCCTCGTGTGGACCCCGCAGCTCCACAAGCGATTCGTCGACGCCGTGGCCCACCTCGGCATCAAGAACGCCGTTCCCAAGACGATTATGCAGCTCATGAGCGTCGACGGCCTCACCCGCGAGAATGTCGCCAGCCACCTCCAGAAGTACCGCCTCTACCTCAAGCGGATGCAGACCATCTCCGCCGGAGGCTCTGCCTCcgccgccggcgccggcgaccCCGCCACCGACCACCTCTTCGCCAGCTCCCCTGTCCCCCCTCACTTCCTCCACCCCGTCGCCCGCGCCGCCTCCGACCACTACCTCCCCTTCGTCCCCGCCCACCACCAGATGGCCGTCGtggctccgccgccgccgccgccgcacctccacccccaccaccagCAGTTTAGGCATTTTGGGAACTCTCCTCCGAATGGGCAGTTCGATCCTTACATGAGGCAGATGCAGAGGGTGGGGGCGCCGTTGCACGGCGCGGCTGTGGTGCCGCCGTATGTGGAGGATTTGGAGTCGTCTACTCCGGCGAGCGGCCGGAAAGTCCTCACCTTGTTTCCCACTGGAGATGATTGA
- the LOC121748838 gene encoding R3H domain-containing protein 2-like, producing MDLTSQSAAESERKPVDEEHQAPPPYVSMVDPFLVEALQNPRHRLTILRMELDIQKFLQSSDIQQFEFPHFPTSYLRLAAHRVAQHYGLQTMVLDSSVDGQGIRILVIKKAESKSPAVCLSDVPAKKSENDKLDQLKIVIRPRPKGSSNNSNELGLKRSPVRSVEERKEEYDRARARIFSSPSSSESEDTSFQVASDRRNLIINENEVSRNLAIDMDRSPFFREVGNSSRVAILRDREKDRTDPDYDRSYDRYVRSLPNNQNFNPAPFNMQKFQPPLVHYDSVFPHHGQMAAPQGSINYGNHVMGPYCAMGLNPASTEALYVQWPTQSMMYAQSYDQLRHGFFQAPFCQQPLSFDYSQNHR from the exons ATGGATTTGACTTCGCAATCGGCGGCTGAATCGGAGCGGAAGCCGGTCGATGAGGAGCACCAGGCGCCGCCGCCCTACGTTTCGATGGTGGATCCGTTCCTCGTCGAGGCTCTCCAGAACCCTCGTCATCGGCTAACTA TTCTACGAATGGAGCTTGATATACAGAAGTTCCTGCAGAGTTCTGATATTCAGCAGTTTGAGTTTCCGCACTTCCCAACTTCATACCTTCGTCTTGCTGCTCACCGGGTTGCCCAACACTATGGTTTGCAGACTATGGTTCTGGATAGTTCTGTGGATGGCCAAGGAATCCGGATTCTGGTTATAAAGAAAGCAGAGAGTAAGTCTCCCGCTGTTTGCTTATCTGATGTACCAGCTAAAAAGTCAGAAAATGACAAACTTGATCAACTTAAGATTGTCATACGACCGAGACCTAAAGGCTCCTCAAATAACTCCAATGAACTGGGGCTTAAACGCAGTCCGGTGAGATCCGTGGAAGAGAGGAAGGAGGAGTACGACAGAGCAAGGGCTCGTATATTTAGCAGTCCAAGTAGTTCCGAGTCAGAAGATACATCTTTCCAGGTTGCTTCTGATAGAAGGAATTTGATTATAAATGAGAATGAAGTTTCTCGAAACCTTGCTATTGATATGGATAGAAGCCCCTTCTTCAGGGAAGTAGGTAATTCTTCTAGAGTAGCCATTCTTAGGGACAGGGAAAAGGACCGAACCGACCCTGATTATGATCGCAGTTATGACAG ATATGTTAGGAGCCTCCCGAACAACCAGAACTTCAACCCAGCACCTTTCAATATGCAGAAATTCCAGCCTCCGCTCGTCCATTATGATTCTGTATTTCCCCATCATGGTCAGATGGCAGCACCTCAAGGTTCTATAAACTATGGAAACCATGTGATGGGCCCTTACTGTGCCATGGGGTTAAATCCCGCTTCTACTGAGGCCTTGTATGTGCAATGGCCAACTCAGTCCATGATGTATGCACAATCATATGATCAACTAAGACATGGCTTTTTTCAG GCTCCCTTCTGCCAGCAGCCTCTGAGTTTCGATTACTCACAGAACCATCGATGA